Proteins from a genomic interval of Papaver somniferum cultivar HN1 chromosome 4, ASM357369v1, whole genome shotgun sequence:
- the LOC113271414 gene encoding uncharacterized protein LOC113271414 isoform X2 has protein sequence MDYHSLTRKELQFLCKKNKIRANMTNFAMADTLSSLPKVHGLEGNGNFTPETPLLTSTSRKSRATAIKPLSDLAYNNEPMSSNGDLSRRTFSPLTNLYRSDIIPKEVHVVDHPHGTRLAKRLKLSAQKVGGRNDAINIEMLPGEEKNEEMGTKYEVNDDVLPYNEGNRVKVSNQEQDEVGTGDVSYMVCAESLKLEVHLNGNKDAIIEETSTTSIMGGVSRDKIGCSLNGCSSDVSIAPMVSAKKSLNIARTLVGCTSDISSAPMVSKSVKVVCDLNETYLMGEETTNIKDPNEDMESKDEAVQVNELSRTVEKAEILESSNLDDEKSKLMCDIELCNVKVTEVEAESSSNGNDDISDAAEKLSFSPSVTGLTANQIPVYVATPTRTTTSDDKVQGTTSLISYTKSIMGGVSRDKIRCSLNGCISEVSYASRVSAKKSLSIARTLVGCTSDISSASMVSKSVKDVCDLNETYLMGEETINIKDSNEDQDRESKYQPIQVNEPSPTVEKAEILEASNIFDEKSNLMCDIELCNVKVTEFEAENSANGNDDISDAVEKVSFSPSVTSLTANQIPVYVTTPTRTTTSDDKVEGTTPLISYAKKKAVTLPIISAGKSMNIARAFVGCTSDLSSASMVSPEESVNNSLVRYRSSLVGEETENIKDPNDQNMEIIDQPIEINEVVGFKSAHNLEVKFNDEDELSNLEGTEVETKYVDESFQMVKKAEDLEDSNVDDGKIKLTCEVGFCDVKVTEVEEDSKEDCSNVKNNISDVLEKFSLSPPSVAGPIVNRIPVHAASPTRATVSENHVQETTPLISYITKKAVTTPKGSIEVLDDKRGINERGKCSASTSKVVTKLVAEQKHSKCENSSQGKLKPTSIRQLKKMIELTHSENKNTIVERNKEIRPEEHENKGENTLRRKLKATSLRQLKKTIKQLIQSDNENINVKLNKNVVPEDNENKDQNSAERELKATSARQLKKMIKQRSQTTKTPLPSLILAE, from the exons ATGGATTATCATAGCCTAACAAGAAAGGAACTACAATTTCTGTGTAAGAAGAATAAAATTCGAGCCAACATGACGAATTTCGCAATGGCTGATACCCTTTCTTCTCTCCCCAAG gttcatggacttgaAGGCAATGGAAACTTCACACCAGAGACTCCACTACTCACCAGCACCAGCAGGAAGAGTAGAGCAACTGCAATAAAGCCTCTATCTGATTTGGCGTATAACAACGAACCAATGTCTTCTAATGGTGATCTCTCTAGACGTACTTTTTCACCCTTAACAAACTTGTATCGCTCAGATATCATACCCAAAGAGGTCCATGTTGTTGATCATCCACACGGTACAAGGCTAGCGAAAAGATTGAAGCTGTCTGCTCAGAAGGTAGGAGGAAGAAATGATGCTATTAACATTGAAATGTTACCTGGAGAAGAGAAGAATGAGGAGATGGGAACGAAGTATGAAGTAAATGATGATGTCTTACCGTACAACGAGG GAAATAGGGTCAAGGTTTCTAATCAAGAACAAGATGAAGTTGGTACTGGAGATGTATCTTATATGGTCTGTGCTGAATCTTTGAAGTTGGAAGTTCATTTAAATGGTAATAAGGATGCTATTATCGAAGAAACCTCTACCACATCGATCATGGGGGGGGTCTCCAGGGATAAAATTGGTTGTTCTCTAAATGGATGCAGTTCTGACGTCTCTATTGCTCCTATGGTATCTGCTAAAAAATCCTTGAACATAGCTCGTACTCTTGTTGGATGCACATCTGACATCTCTTCTGCTCCAATGGTATCTAAATCCGTGAAAGTTGTATGTGATCTTAATGAAACTTATTTAATGGGTGAGGAAACCACAAACATCAAAGATCCAAATGAAGACATggaaagtaaagatgaagccgTACAAGTCAATGAACTTTCTCGAACAGTGGAGAAAGCTGAAATTTTGGAATCTTCAAATCTTGATGATgagaagagcaagctcatgtgtGATATTGAGCTCTGTAATGTCAAGGTAACTGAAGTTGAAGCAGAGAGCAGTTCTAATGGTAATGATGACATTTCAGATGCTGCTGAGAAGTTATCCTTCTCTCCGTCAGTCACTGGTTTAACTGCCAACCAGATTCCAGTGTATGTTGCAACTCCTACCAGAACAACTACATCGGATGATAAGGTTCAAGGGACAACCTCCTTAATCTCATATACCAAATCGATCATGGGTGGTGTCTCCAGGGATAAAATTCGTTGTTCTCTTAATGGATGCATTTCTGAAGTCTCTTATGCTTCTAGAGTATCTGCTAAAAAATCCTTGAGCATAGCTCGTACTCTTGTTGGATGCACATCTGACATCTCTTCTGCTTCAATGGTATCTAAATCGgtgaaagatgtttgtgatcttaATGAAACTTATTTAATGGGTGAGGAAACTATAAACATTAAAGATTCAAATGAAGATCAAGACAGGGAAAGTAAATATCAACCCATACAAGTCAATGAACCTTCTCCAACAGTTGAGAAAGCTGAAATTTTGGAAGCTTCAAATATTTTTGATGAGAAGAGcaacctcatgtgtgatattgaGCTCTGCAATGTCAAGGTTACTGAATTTGAAGCGGAGAATAGTGCTAATGGTAATGATGACATTTCAGATGCTGTTGAGAAGGTATCCTTCTCTCCATCAGTCACTAGTTTAACTGCGAACCAGATTCCAGTGTATGTCACAACTCCTACCAGAACAACTACATCGGATGATAAGGTTGAAGGAACAACCCCCTTAATCTCATATGCGAAAAAGAAAGCAGTTACACTTCCTATCATATCTGCCGGGAAATCCATGAACATTGCTCGTGCTTTTGTTGGATGTACTTCTGACTTGTCCTCTGCTTCTATGGTATCTCCTGAGGAATCCGTGAATAATTCGCTAGTTCGTTATAGATCTTCTCTGGTGGGGGAGGAAACTGAAAACATTAAGGATCCAAATGACCAAAACATGGAAATTATAGATCAACCCATAGAAATCAATGAAGTCGTTGGATTTAAAAGCGCACATAATTTAGAAGTGAAGTTCAATGATGAGGATGAGCTTAGTAATCTCGAAGGCACCGAAGTTGAAACAAAATATGTTGATGAATCTTTTCAAATggtgaagaaagctgaagatttGGAAGACTCAAATGTTGATGATGGAAAAATTAAGCTCACATGTGAGGTTGGGTTCTGTGATGTCAAGGTCACTGAAGTTGAAGAGGATAGTAAGGAGGACTGTTCTAATGTTAAGAATAACATTTCAGATGTTCTTGAGAAGTTCTCCCTCTCTCCTCCATCAGTCGCTGGTCCAATTGTGAACCGGATTCCAGTGCATGCCGCAAGTCCTACTAGAGCAACTGTATCCGAGAATCATGTTCAGGAAACAACTCCCTTAATCTCATATATTACGAAGAAAGCAGTTACAACTCCAAAAGGTTCCATCGAGGTTTTGGATGACAAGAGGGGGATTAATGAAAGAGGCAAATGCAGTGCAAGTACTTCTAAGGTGGTAACTAAGTTAGTAGCTGAACAAAAGCATAGCAAATGTGAAAACAGTTCTCAAGGAAAACTGAAACCCACAAGTATAAGAcagttgaaaaagatgattgaactTACTCACTCAGAaaataaaaacaccattgtcgAGCGAAACAAGGAAATAAGACCTGAAGAGCACGAGAACAAAG GTGAAAACACCCTACGGAGGAAACTGAAAGCTACAAGTTTAAGACAGTTGAAAAAGACAATTAAACAACTTATTCAGTCGGACAATGAAAACATCAAtgtcaaattaaacaagaacgtTGTACCTGAAGACAACGAGAACAAAGATCAAAACTCTGCCGAAAGGGAACTGAAAGCTACAAGTGCAAGACAGTTGAAAAAGATGATTAAACAACGTAGTCAAACAACAAAAACACCATTGCCAAG TCTAATCTTGGCAGAATAA
- the LOC113271414 gene encoding uncharacterized protein LOC113271414 isoform X1, translating into MDYHSLTRKELQFLCKKNKIRANMTNFAMADTLSSLPKVHGLEGNGNFTPETPLLTSTSRKSRATAIKPLSDLAYNNEPMSSNGDLSRRTFSPLTNLYRSDIIPKEVHVVDHPHGTRLAKRLKLSAQKVGGRNDAINIEMLPGEEKNEEMGTKYEVNDDVLPYNEGNRVKVSNQEQDEVGTGDVSYMVCAESLKLEVHLNGNKDAIIEETSTTSIMGGVSRDKIGCSLNGCSSDVSIAPMVSAKKSLNIARTLVGCTSDISSAPMVSKSVKVVCDLNETYLMGEETTNIKDPNEDMESKDEAVQVNELSRTVEKAEILESSNLDDEKSKLMCDIELCNVKVTEVEAESSSNGNDDISDAAEKLSFSPSVTGLTANQIPVYVATPTRTTTSDDKVQGTTSLISYTKSIMGGVSRDKIRCSLNGCISEVSYASRVSAKKSLSIARTLVGCTSDISSASMVSKSVKDVCDLNETYLMGEETINIKDSNEDQDRESKYQPIQVNEPSPTVEKAEILEASNIFDEKSNLMCDIELCNVKVTEFEAENSANGNDDISDAVEKVSFSPSVTSLTANQIPVYVTTPTRTTTSDDKVEGTTPLISYAKKKAVTLPIISAGKSMNIARAFVGCTSDLSSASMVSPEESVNNSLVRYRSSLVGEETENIKDPNDQNMEIIDQPIEINEVVGFKSAHNLEVKFNDEDELSNLEGTEVETKYVDESFQMVKKAEDLEDSNVDDGKIKLTCEVGFCDVKVTEVEEDSKEDCSNVKNNISDVLEKFSLSPPSVAGPIVNRIPVHAASPTRATVSENHVQETTPLISYITKKAVTTPKGSIEVLDDKRGINERGKCSASTSKVVTKLVAEQKHSKCENSSQGKLKPTSIRQLKKMIELTHSENKNTIVERNKEIRPEEHENKGENNERDKCSASTSKVVTKLVAEQNHSKCENSYQGKLKPTSIRQLKKMIKLTRSEIKTTIVERNKEIRPEEHENKGENTLRRKLKATSLRQLKKTIKQLIQSDNENINVKLNKNVVPEDNENKDQNSAERELKATSARQLKKMIKQRSQTTKTPLPSLILAE; encoded by the exons ATGGATTATCATAGCCTAACAAGAAAGGAACTACAATTTCTGTGTAAGAAGAATAAAATTCGAGCCAACATGACGAATTTCGCAATGGCTGATACCCTTTCTTCTCTCCCCAAG gttcatggacttgaAGGCAATGGAAACTTCACACCAGAGACTCCACTACTCACCAGCACCAGCAGGAAGAGTAGAGCAACTGCAATAAAGCCTCTATCTGATTTGGCGTATAACAACGAACCAATGTCTTCTAATGGTGATCTCTCTAGACGTACTTTTTCACCCTTAACAAACTTGTATCGCTCAGATATCATACCCAAAGAGGTCCATGTTGTTGATCATCCACACGGTACAAGGCTAGCGAAAAGATTGAAGCTGTCTGCTCAGAAGGTAGGAGGAAGAAATGATGCTATTAACATTGAAATGTTACCTGGAGAAGAGAAGAATGAGGAGATGGGAACGAAGTATGAAGTAAATGATGATGTCTTACCGTACAACGAGG GAAATAGGGTCAAGGTTTCTAATCAAGAACAAGATGAAGTTGGTACTGGAGATGTATCTTATATGGTCTGTGCTGAATCTTTGAAGTTGGAAGTTCATTTAAATGGTAATAAGGATGCTATTATCGAAGAAACCTCTACCACATCGATCATGGGGGGGGTCTCCAGGGATAAAATTGGTTGTTCTCTAAATGGATGCAGTTCTGACGTCTCTATTGCTCCTATGGTATCTGCTAAAAAATCCTTGAACATAGCTCGTACTCTTGTTGGATGCACATCTGACATCTCTTCTGCTCCAATGGTATCTAAATCCGTGAAAGTTGTATGTGATCTTAATGAAACTTATTTAATGGGTGAGGAAACCACAAACATCAAAGATCCAAATGAAGACATggaaagtaaagatgaagccgTACAAGTCAATGAACTTTCTCGAACAGTGGAGAAAGCTGAAATTTTGGAATCTTCAAATCTTGATGATgagaagagcaagctcatgtgtGATATTGAGCTCTGTAATGTCAAGGTAACTGAAGTTGAAGCAGAGAGCAGTTCTAATGGTAATGATGACATTTCAGATGCTGCTGAGAAGTTATCCTTCTCTCCGTCAGTCACTGGTTTAACTGCCAACCAGATTCCAGTGTATGTTGCAACTCCTACCAGAACAACTACATCGGATGATAAGGTTCAAGGGACAACCTCCTTAATCTCATATACCAAATCGATCATGGGTGGTGTCTCCAGGGATAAAATTCGTTGTTCTCTTAATGGATGCATTTCTGAAGTCTCTTATGCTTCTAGAGTATCTGCTAAAAAATCCTTGAGCATAGCTCGTACTCTTGTTGGATGCACATCTGACATCTCTTCTGCTTCAATGGTATCTAAATCGgtgaaagatgtttgtgatcttaATGAAACTTATTTAATGGGTGAGGAAACTATAAACATTAAAGATTCAAATGAAGATCAAGACAGGGAAAGTAAATATCAACCCATACAAGTCAATGAACCTTCTCCAACAGTTGAGAAAGCTGAAATTTTGGAAGCTTCAAATATTTTTGATGAGAAGAGcaacctcatgtgtgatattgaGCTCTGCAATGTCAAGGTTACTGAATTTGAAGCGGAGAATAGTGCTAATGGTAATGATGACATTTCAGATGCTGTTGAGAAGGTATCCTTCTCTCCATCAGTCACTAGTTTAACTGCGAACCAGATTCCAGTGTATGTCACAACTCCTACCAGAACAACTACATCGGATGATAAGGTTGAAGGAACAACCCCCTTAATCTCATATGCGAAAAAGAAAGCAGTTACACTTCCTATCATATCTGCCGGGAAATCCATGAACATTGCTCGTGCTTTTGTTGGATGTACTTCTGACTTGTCCTCTGCTTCTATGGTATCTCCTGAGGAATCCGTGAATAATTCGCTAGTTCGTTATAGATCTTCTCTGGTGGGGGAGGAAACTGAAAACATTAAGGATCCAAATGACCAAAACATGGAAATTATAGATCAACCCATAGAAATCAATGAAGTCGTTGGATTTAAAAGCGCACATAATTTAGAAGTGAAGTTCAATGATGAGGATGAGCTTAGTAATCTCGAAGGCACCGAAGTTGAAACAAAATATGTTGATGAATCTTTTCAAATggtgaagaaagctgaagatttGGAAGACTCAAATGTTGATGATGGAAAAATTAAGCTCACATGTGAGGTTGGGTTCTGTGATGTCAAGGTCACTGAAGTTGAAGAGGATAGTAAGGAGGACTGTTCTAATGTTAAGAATAACATTTCAGATGTTCTTGAGAAGTTCTCCCTCTCTCCTCCATCAGTCGCTGGTCCAATTGTGAACCGGATTCCAGTGCATGCCGCAAGTCCTACTAGAGCAACTGTATCCGAGAATCATGTTCAGGAAACAACTCCCTTAATCTCATATATTACGAAGAAAGCAGTTACAACTCCAAAAGGTTCCATCGAGGTTTTGGATGACAAGAGGGGGATTAATGAAAGAGGCAAATGCAGTGCAAGTACTTCTAAGGTGGTAACTAAGTTAGTAGCTGAACAAAAGCATAGCAAATGTGAAAACAGTTCTCAAGGAAAACTGAAACCCACAAGTATAAGAcagttgaaaaagatgattgaactTACTCACTCAGAaaataaaaacaccattgtcgAGCGAAACAAGGAAATAAGACCTGAAGAGCACGAGAACAAAGGTGAAAACAATGAAAGAGACAAATGCAGTGCAAGTACTTCTAAGGTGGTAACTAAGTTAGTAGCTGAACAAAATCATAGCAAATGTGAAAACagttatcaaggaaaactgaaACCCACAAGTATAAGACAGTTGAAAAAGATGATTAAACTTACTCGCTCGGAAATTAAAACCACCATTGTCGAGCGAAACAAGGAAATAAGACCTGAAGAGCACGAGAACAAAGGTGAAAACACCCTACGGAGGAAACTGAAAGCTACAAGTTTAAGACAGTTGAAAAAGACAATTAAACAACTTATTCAGTCGGACAATGAAAACATCAAtgtcaaattaaacaagaacgtTGTACCTGAAGACAACGAGAACAAAGATCAAAACTCTGCCGAAAGGGAACTGAAAGCTACAAGTGCAAGACAGTTGAAAAAGATGATTAAACAACGTAGTCAAACAACAAAAACACCATTGCCAAG TCTAATCTTGGCAGAATAA
- the LOC113271415 gene encoding (+)-neomenthol dehydrogenase-like, translating to MGKNQKGRAKERREKRREDIFEQRKIPYTDQQRWWCSETLAVVTGSNRGIGYEIARQLATHGLHVIITSRDIDSGKAAANTLRRELEGTNVDVHQLDILDPSSVTSFAEWIHQTYGGIDILVNNAGVNYNLGSDNSVEHAEKVIATNYYGTKRMIEAMIPLMKASTFGARIVNVSSRLGRLNGRRNRLGDVALRELLTDESTLTEEVIDRTMAKFLEEVRIGSWTSGSWPQMYTDYSLSKLAVNAYTRLMAKALSNRLDGQKIYINCCCPGWVKTAMTGWAGNSPVDDGADTGVWLALFPGQPVTGKFFAERREINY from the exons ATGGGGAAAAATCAAAAAGGGAGGGCAAAGGAGCGAAGAGAGAAGAGACGTGAAGATATTTTCGAGCAGAGAAAAATCCCTTACACTGACCAGCAGAG GTGGTGGTGTTCAGAAACGTTAGCTGTAGTGACTGGGTCTAACAGAGGAATTGGTTATGAGATTGCTAGACAATTAGCTACTCATGGTCTCCATGTTATTATTACATCAAGAGATATCGATAGTGGCAAAGCTGCAGCTAATACGTTACGGCGAGAACTTGAAGGAACTAATGTTGATGTACATCAGCTGGACATTCTGGATCCTTCATCAGTTACGAGTTTTGCTGAATGGATACACCAGACTTATGGTGGCATTGATATTTTG GTAAACAATGCTGGTGTTAATTACAACCTTGGGTCTGATAACTCTGTTGAGCATGCTGAGAAGGTTATAGCAACAAACTACTATGGCACCAAAAGGATGATTGAGGCTATGATTCCTCTGATGAAAGCTTCTACTTTTGGTGCTCGTATTGTGAATGTGAGCTCCCGACTTGGTAGGCTGAATGGGAGGAGAAAT AGATTAGGAGATGTCGCCTTACGGGAACTGCTAACCGATGAGAGCACTCTCACTGAGGAAGTGATTGACAGGACCATGGCTAAATTTCTTGAAGAAGTGAGAATAGGGAGTTGGACTTCTGGGTCATGGCCTCAAATGTACACGGACTACTCCTTGTCAAAACTTGCCGTGAATGCTTACACACGGTTGATGGCCAAGGCACTCTCAAACCGTCTAGATGGTCAAAAGATCTACATCAATTGCTGTTGTCCTGGCTGGGTGAAGACTGCCATGACAGGTTGGGCAGGAAATAGTCCAGTTGACGATGGTGCTGACACAGGGGTCTGGCTTGCGCTCTTTCCTGGCCAACCAGTCACAGGCAAGTTTTTTGCTGAAAGAAGAGAAATAAACTACTGA